In the Maribacter sp. MJ134 genome, one interval contains:
- a CDS encoding glycosyltransferase family 4 protein, which translates to MKIDFIIGSLSGGGAERVLVLLATEMAKTHNVTIITFGGDDKYTIENTIKRVSLDKFSIQNHTVRRYFELYSFYRDKKNRPNILISFLPTISLVTIPISRLLGIKIICSEHINYLQVENKAVKFTRNNVYKYANALTVLTNFDKDYYLNKGIKTFVMPNPSTFKVFRKDNQRNKEIIAVGNLDRYYHKGFDNLIDLITPVLLQYPDWKLRIIGSGGEGKEYLQSLIGKTKLQDQVIFDGFRNDVDKIMQSASIFVLCSRFEGLPMVLLEAMSQGMACIAYDCKTGPSEMITHNYNGMLIEDQNKTEMKKGLLELISNEKLRYDLGNKALKAVDKFAMPVILKKWEAIFNNL; encoded by the coding sequence ATGAAAATAGATTTTATTATAGGCTCATTAAGTGGTGGTGGGGCGGAGAGAGTACTTGTTTTATTAGCAACTGAAATGGCCAAAACACATAATGTTACCATTATTACTTTTGGTGGTGATGACAAGTACACTATTGAAAATACGATAAAGCGGGTTAGTCTAGACAAATTTTCTATTCAAAATCACACTGTCAGAAGGTATTTTGAACTTTATTCATTTTACAGAGATAAGAAGAATAGGCCTAATATCTTGATTTCATTTCTACCCACAATAAGTCTTGTCACCATCCCAATAAGTAGATTATTAGGTATTAAAATTATATGTTCAGAACATATTAATTACCTCCAAGTAGAAAATAAAGCGGTTAAATTCACTAGGAACAATGTATATAAGTATGCCAATGCTTTAACCGTCCTTACCAATTTTGATAAAGATTATTATTTAAATAAAGGTATTAAGACCTTTGTAATGCCAAATCCCAGCACGTTCAAGGTATTTCGCAAGGACAACCAAAGAAATAAAGAAATAATAGCCGTCGGCAACTTAGATAGGTATTATCATAAGGGCTTTGACAATTTAATTGATTTAATAACCCCTGTACTGCTTCAGTACCCTGATTGGAAATTACGAATCATAGGTTCTGGCGGTGAAGGAAAAGAATATTTACAAAGTCTAATAGGTAAAACTAAGCTACAAGACCAAGTAATTTTTGATGGTTTCAGGAATGATGTAGATAAGATTATGCAATCTGCATCCATTTTTGTTTTATGTTCTAGATTTGAGGGTTTACCTATGGTTTTACTTGAAGCAATGTCTCAAGGTATGGCCTGTATTGCCTATGATTGCAAAACAGGACCATCTGAAATGATTACGCACAATTATAACGGAATGCTGATAGAAGATCAAAACAAAACTGAGATGAAGAAAGGGCTTTTAGAATTAATATCTAATGAAAAACTTAGATATGATTTAGGCAACAAAGCATTAAAAGCGGTAGACAAATTTGCAATGCCCGTTATCTTGAAAAAATGGGAAGCAATTTTTAATAATTTGTAA
- the murJ gene encoding murein biosynthesis integral membrane protein MurJ, whose product MQKKNKAKIQEAIKSSINNSLIRNMLIVGSITFFIKLLTFYKETLVASIFGLSELLDTYYIAILIPTFIQNVFIGSLKGLFIPNYITELKTTKKGPDFLSLILLSIILIVVLFTILAIIFTEFFLCDVFPNHNSDYYSLIRTQFYYALPCLLFWGISGLFTGLLEIKGKYLISTASQILLPAAIIICLLCFKNYLGEITLVIGMLLGSFLSTLFLFLFCAKDNLIKLGDINLNFNMILMLRQYPAKVTSGLLTGINPFVDQFFAAQLIIGSIAAMNYGMKIPSFTVGIIMMVIGNVLLPHFSNEISDNIQKAFKQLYKILKLVFTSSLIIAIITIIFSDYIIALLFERDNFSSEDTEIVSLIQKIALLYVPFYLCTLICVNFLTALNKNKFMAWVSFWNLITNLILNMVLIKKFGVYGLVWSTTIVYIISSFIYLGYTYKQYNLNRAL is encoded by the coding sequence ATGCAAAAAAAAAATAAGGCTAAAATCCAAGAAGCAATAAAAAGTAGCATCAATAATTCTTTAATCAGGAACATGTTGATTGTTGGTTCAATCACCTTTTTTATTAAGCTGCTCACCTTCTATAAGGAAACTCTGGTAGCCTCTATTTTTGGTTTATCAGAGTTATTAGACACTTACTACATTGCTATATTGATTCCAACATTTATCCAAAATGTTTTTATCGGCTCTCTTAAAGGTTTGTTTATACCCAATTATATTACAGAGTTAAAAACGACTAAAAAAGGACCTGATTTTCTATCATTAATTTTATTATCAATAATACTCATAGTAGTTTTATTTACTATTCTCGCAATAATTTTTACAGAGTTCTTTCTTTGCGATGTTTTTCCTAATCATAACTCAGATTATTACAGTTTAATCAGAACACAGTTTTATTATGCCCTACCCTGCTTACTTTTTTGGGGAATTTCTGGGCTATTTACTGGATTGTTGGAGATAAAGGGTAAGTATTTAATTTCTACAGCCTCACAAATATTGCTTCCAGCTGCCATAATTATTTGCCTATTGTGTTTTAAGAATTATTTAGGGGAAATCACTCTTGTAATAGGCATGCTACTAGGTAGTTTTTTATCAACTCTATTTTTATTTTTATTTTGTGCTAAAGACAATCTAATAAAATTGGGGGATATAAACTTAAATTTCAATATGATTTTAATGTTAAGACAATATCCTGCGAAAGTTACTTCTGGGCTTTTAACAGGGATTAACCCATTTGTTGATCAATTTTTTGCTGCACAATTAATAATTGGATCCATTGCGGCTATGAACTATGGAATGAAAATACCCTCCTTTACTGTAGGGATAATTATGATGGTTATTGGAAATGTACTCTTACCACACTTTTCAAATGAGATTAGCGATAATATACAAAAAGCATTCAAGCAATTGTATAAGATATTAAAACTCGTTTTTACTTCTAGCCTTATAATTGCAATAATTACTATCATATTTTCCGATTACATTATAGCCTTGTTATTTGAGAGAGATAACTTTAGTTCAGAGGATACTGAAATTGTGTCACTCATTCAAAAAATAGCCCTATTGTACGTCCCCTTCTACTTATGTACTTTAATCTGTGTTAATTTTTTGACGGCTTTAAATAAGAACAAATTTATGGCTTGGGTTTCATTTTGGAATTTAATAACAAATTTAATTCTGAATATGGTTTTAATAAAAAAGTTTGGTGTTTATGGTCTAGTTTGGAGTACAACAATTGTATACATAATATCAAGTTTTATTTATTTAGGATATACTTACAAACAGTATAATTTGAACAGAGCTTTGTAA
- a CDS encoding glycosyltransferase family 4 protein: MSRLKIDFIISKMSSGGAERVVANLANYFAENSYTVRVVTFYGDDHYSLNKSIDRIKLHNKGIIKSVLVNGFINLIKFYSKATNRPTVISSHIDMLGIVTIPIARLYNIKIIVSEHFNHKFPVYHPLRNFLWNKLYKYPNAVTVLTEYDLSFFRQRAKKVIVMENPCSFSINQSKTEIRDKTILAIGNLDRLEHKGFDNLIKIAQNVLPKNPDWKLRIIGPGDSGRIKLERMIEASNMERYIELLGFRDDIQSLMSTSSIFILSSRNEGLPMVLLEAMSQGMSCIAYNCVSGPSDIIDNNINGILVEDQNLYKMSQELDSLIKNPKKRNELIINSTSTLERFSIKSVGSKWERLIEQLIAS; this comes from the coding sequence ATGTCCAGATTAAAAATAGACTTTATAATAAGTAAAATGTCATCCGGTGGAGCTGAGAGAGTTGTGGCAAATCTAGCAAATTATTTTGCAGAAAATTCCTATACAGTTAGAGTTGTTACTTTTTATGGTGATGATCACTATAGTTTGAACAAGTCAATTGATAGGATTAAACTTCACAATAAAGGAATCATTAAGTCTGTCTTGGTAAATGGTTTTATAAATCTTATTAAATTTTATTCTAAAGCAACTAACAGGCCTACCGTCATAAGTTCACATATTGATATGTTAGGAATAGTAACAATTCCTATTGCAAGATTATATAATATCAAAATCATTGTATCTGAACACTTTAATCATAAATTCCCGGTTTACCACCCTCTTAGGAACTTTCTGTGGAACAAACTTTATAAATATCCAAATGCTGTAACTGTTTTAACTGAGTATGACCTTTCGTTTTTTAGACAAAGAGCTAAAAAGGTTATAGTCATGGAGAATCCCTGCTCATTTTCTATTAATCAGTCAAAAACCGAAATCAGGGATAAAACTATATTGGCTATTGGCAATCTTGATCGTTTGGAGCACAAGGGCTTTGATAATCTAATCAAAATAGCTCAAAATGTTTTACCAAAAAACCCCGATTGGAAACTAAGGATTATTGGTCCTGGTGATTCCGGAAGGATTAAACTGGAAAGGATGATAGAAGCATCGAATATGGAGCGTTACATTGAGCTATTGGGTTTCAGAGATGATATACAGTCTCTAATGTCTACATCCTCTATTTTTATACTTAGTTCTAGAAATGAAGGTCTTCCTATGGTTTTGTTAGAAGCTATGTCCCAAGGAATGTCATGTATTGCCTATAATTGTGTTTCAGGACCTTCTGATATCATAGATAATAATATAAACGGGATTTTGGTAGAAGATCAAAATCTTTACAAAATGTCTCAAGAATTAGACAGCCTAATTAAAAATCCAAAAAAACGTAATGAATTAATTATAAATTCCACGAGTACTCTAGAGAGATTCTCTATCAAAAGTGTTGGAAGCAAATGGGAACGTTTAATAGAACAGTTAATAGCATCATAA
- a CDS encoding O-antigen ligase family protein: MKRLVLILFIVPFIFSSLSIQAFIQKFISVGISQVIAYMNVGLVLLGLFLYIKFLEIRPLPSTLKYWFLFLCAFYSIGIIGNIRFNTEVPFLKTLISPIYLVGYTFFLSDREYRKVFVNCVLITFSLANILLIYFKYINFSLDETDGIARYLLDRAGGVYGDANNAAVVCLLSLVFLHYYYKPLKIQFKRLKWLLMAMTVYSLLLTFSKTGLVVLLLVVLLSQYKYFNPKKIFLIIVVMPLLLFGLVKFALESDTLSSVQKERIENVVNIVTLNTDKIELSGRDVLFKRMMEYVYENPFLGNGIYFSDLIRGHNTIFGVWADAGIISFILFLFLLFNYYKEAFSSSLELRYFSWSVLLILTIFMLSLQTIINQPYLIVLFSFLSFELQTTSILKLK; this comes from the coding sequence GTGAAAAGACTTGTGCTCATTTTGTTTATTGTCCCATTTATATTTAGCTCCTTAAGTATACAGGCTTTTATTCAAAAATTTATTTCAGTAGGTATAAGCCAAGTGATTGCCTACATGAATGTTGGTCTAGTCCTTTTAGGTCTATTTCTTTATATTAAATTTCTTGAAATAAGACCGCTCCCGTCTACTTTAAAATATTGGTTCCTTTTTCTATGTGCTTTCTATAGTATCGGCATCATAGGCAATATCAGGTTTAATACAGAAGTTCCATTTCTAAAGACCTTAATATCACCTATTTATTTAGTTGGCTATACTTTTTTCCTTTCAGACAGGGAGTATAGAAAAGTTTTCGTCAATTGCGTGTTAATTACTTTTAGCTTAGCAAATATACTTCTGATTTATTTTAAATACATTAATTTTTCTTTAGATGAAACCGATGGCATCGCTAGGTATTTGCTAGACCGGGCAGGAGGTGTTTATGGAGATGCTAACAATGCTGCAGTAGTTTGCCTTCTTTCTCTAGTATTTTTACATTACTATTATAAGCCACTCAAAATACAATTCAAAAGATTAAAATGGCTCTTAATGGCCATGACGGTCTATAGCTTACTTTTGACATTTTCTAAAACCGGCTTAGTAGTATTATTACTGGTTGTACTTTTATCACAGTATAAATATTTTAATCCAAAAAAAATCTTTCTGATTATAGTGGTTATGCCGCTTCTCCTTTTTGGCTTGGTGAAGTTTGCATTGGAAAGCGATACACTATCTTCCGTACAAAAAGAGCGAATAGAGAACGTAGTAAACATAGTAACCCTAAATACTGACAAGATAGAACTTTCCGGACGTGATGTTCTTTTCAAAAGAATGATGGAGTACGTTTATGAAAATCCTTTCCTAGGAAATGGAATCTATTTTTCTGATCTTATCAGAGGGCATAATACTATATTCGGTGTTTGGGCAGATGCTGGTATAATCAGCTTTATTCTATTTCTTTTCCTTTTATTTAACTATTACAAGGAAGCTTTTTCATCTTCTTTAGAATTACGATATTTCTCTTGGTCCGTACTATTAATTTTAACAATTTTCATGTTAAGCCTACAAACAATCATTAACCAACCTTATCTTATTGTTCTATTCTCCTTTCTTTCCTTTGAATTACAAACAACCTCTATACTGAAATTAAAATAA